A genomic segment from Daphnia carinata strain CSIRO-1 chromosome 1, CSIRO_AGI_Dcar_HiC_V3, whole genome shotgun sequence encodes:
- the LOC130691049 gene encoding LOW QUALITY PROTEIN: uncharacterized protein LOC130691049 (The sequence of the model RefSeq protein was modified relative to this genomic sequence to represent the inferred CDS: deleted 1 base in 1 codon) — protein sequence MNMNANAMIWPFDNQKITNTIFGYLDCQSLRIAEHVCLQWKMAIYDGHLWEKVYRRNMQLPDWKKLEQVLKLRNPGLFPFPSEFVINNYKEACCHMEDTIKGLERKWTKGIYTISNYKWNLHPQKKRTSEPIYFSMSASLMVRVSPTGRISTRNRWAPEEEQIAHLLPNKNIPIDNFDLHPIIKSVQFNGDTFAAVGLVGTRKILFLFNVKEHADPLLLRCSAWRGIENTAADSSYTFNPENCIRLKNDVLVLCGKKVAGFSTVVSLMNTRTKESMYQNLEVTSRVGQLSDFTLDDWRIILFFGRKENPRLQQVDRYILQIRDLASFMLLKSFVLPITRSRVCHFDYSNGLAVTGSNDSPIRIWNVVNGTCDGDFSHGGDSLFALKIIADRLIITCDHQGIIKLWNLKAATDLANRDNPSRLLLRTLDSLPSPYKFRRVKTLAMQADEFQVALILQHDTKRPQMYLMDFLASVLNDEELEKKTRQVGESRQL from the exons ATGAACATGAATGCTAATGCAATGATTTGGCCTTTTG ACAATCAGAAGATTACAAACACAATTTTTGGGTATCTGGACTGCCAAAGTTTGAGGATAGCTGAGCATGTTTGCTTACAATGGAAGATGGCTATATATGATGGACACTTGTGGGAGAAAGTTTATAGAAGAAAT ATGCAGTTGCCAGATTGGAAGAAATTGGAGCAAGTACTAAAACTCAGAAATCCTGGtttatttccttttccctCTGAGTTTGTAATCAACAATTATAAAGAAGCCTGCTGCCACATGGAAGATACAAtaaag GGACTTGAGAGGAAATGGACAAAAGGAATTTATACCATCTCAAACTAC AAATGGAACTTacacccccaaaaaaaaagaaccagtgAACCTATTTACTTTTCCATGAGTGCGAGTTTGATGGTGAGAGTTTCGCCAACTGGTCGAATCAGCACGAGAAACCGATGGGCACCAGAAGAGGAACAA ATTGCTCATCTGTTACCGAACAAAAACATCCCAATCGATAATTTTGACCTGCATCCTATCATCAAGTCAGTTCAGTTTAATGGTGATACTTTCGCTGCAGTTGGTCTTGTCGGCACTAggaagattttatttttattcaatgttAAAGAACACGCAGATCCTCTGCTG TTACGGTGCTCAGCATGGAGAGGGATTGAAAATACAGCTGCCGATTCAAGTTACACTTTTAACCCAGAAAATTGCATTCGTTTGAAAAACGACGTACTTGTGCTTTGCGGCAAGAAG GTAGCAGGTTTTTCAACGGTAGTCTCCTTGATGAATACGAGAACAAAAGAATCTATGTATCAGAACCTGGAGGTCACAAGCCGTGTAGGGCAACTGTCGGATTTCACGCTTGACGACTGGCGCATTATCCTTTTTTTcggcagaaaagaaaatccacGTCTACAACAAGTGGATCGGTATATATTACAAATTCGCGACTTGGCTTCCTTTATGCTGCTCAAATCCTTTGTGCTTCCCATTACTCGTTCCCGCGTCTGCCATTTTGACTATTCAAACGGACTCGCCGTCACAGGATCAAACGATAGCCCCATAAG GATATGGAATGTAGTTAATGGAACTTGTGATGGGGACTTTTCGCATGGCGGAGACAGCCTTTTCGCATTAAA AATCATCGCGGATAGACTTATAATCACGTGTGACCACCAGGGTATAATCAAGTTATGGAACTTAAAGGCAGCAACCGACCTGGCCAACCGAGACAATCCATCTCGTCTGTTGCTCCGAACCCTGGATTCCCTGCCATCCCCGTACAAATTTCGCAGAGTCAAAACGTTAGCTATGCAAGCCGACGAGTTCCAGGTAGCGCTAATTCTTCAACACGATACCAAGCGCCCACAGATGTATTTAATGGATTTTTTAGCAAGTGTGCTTAATGATGAAGaactcgaaaagaaaacaagacaagTTGGCGAAAGCCGTCAGCTATAA
- the LOC130690820 gene encoding scavenger receptor class B member 1-like isoform X1 — protein MKTEADWKYSPVLLYRPEIHPYDFPRMKPSFPKTRRALQGEDYLVSTPILYCLLIGILAVSAILLIVMGILVTMFFSQIIDNIIYKELVLKVGGETYEMWRKPPVEPQMKVYFFNVTNPRDFLQGEKPVFREIGPYVYSEKWEKVNFTWHPNGTVSYQPTKKFFFNREQSYGDESDLVQSLNIPLISAADQMKYAVKLTRLALGSMLGVLNQETFTVRSVRDLMWGYNDSLFKLAKDVMPPENVVPHDLFGLFVGKNGSAADGVFTISTGAKSMANYAAIDNWNGITKLPFWQADNCNRIVGTDGTAYPPDLTPNTTIHMFNPELCRSLPLVYYKDVVHNGVAGYRFGPPTNTLDTPATNPDNACFCPPGTMERDGNCGTRGLFNISSCKFGAPMAISWPHFLHGDPKLLEDVEGLSPDPNRHGFFIDFQPKLTIAMMAKARMQINLMLSKVDDIKQVVGLREMAFPLFWFETGIDKLPEEVNQKLKLVAEMPEAARAGISYSMFGLGGILLFCVALMIWKRMKSKSYGSGGMSNADVEFEKRTDGVTVHKTNGKSRSAEESSDLPR, from the exons ATGAAAACCGAGGCAGACTGGAAGTACTCGCCCGTCCTTTTATATCGGCCGGAAATTCATCCGTATGATTTTCCCAGGATGAAGCCAAGTTTCCCGAAAACGAGAAGAGCACTTCAGGGGGAGGATTATCTTGTCAGCACGCCAATATTATACTGCTTGCTGATTG GAATCCTTGCTGTAAGCGCCATCCTGCTTATCGTGATGGGAATTTTGGTGACCATGTTCTTTTCCCAGATCATCGACAATATTATTTACAAG gAGCTGGTCTTGAAAGTCGGGGGCGAGACATACGAAATGTGGCGCAAGCCGCCCGTCGAGCCACAGATGAAGGTTTACTTCTTCAACGTTACCAATCCGAGGGATTTCCTTCAAGGCGAAAAGCCTGTCTTCCGCGAAATTGGACCCTATGTCTACAG TGAAAAATGGGAGAAGGTTAATTTCACGTGGCATCCAAACGGAACCGTTTCTTACCAGCCGAccaaaaagttcttttttaacCGGGAGCAGTCCTACGGCGACGAGTCTGATTTAGTGCAGTCACTCAACATTCCACTCATC TCTGCAGCGGATCAGATGAAGTACGCCGTTAAGTTGACTCGCCTAGCTCTCGGCTCCATGCTAGGCGTCCTCAATCAGGAGACCTTCACCGTCCGCTCCGTTCGGGATCTCATGTGGGGATACAACGACAGCCTCTTCAAGTTGGCCAAGGATGTGATGCCGCCCGAGAACGTCGTGCCCCACGATCTATTTGGCCTCTTTGTTGGT AAAAATGGTTCAGCGGCTGACGGAGTTTTCACGATTTCTACTGGCGCCAAGTCGATGGCCAACTACGCCGCTATTGATAATTGGAACGGAATAACCAAGTTGCCGTTTTGGCAAGCGGACAATTGTAACCGTATCGTCGGTACTGATGGAACGGCGTATCCGCCAGACTTGACACCCAACACCACCATCCACATGTTCAATCCCGAATTGTGCCGCAGCCTACCACTCGTCTATTACAAGGACGTCGTTCACAACGGAGTCGCTG GTTACCGTTTCGGACCTCCAACCAACACATTGGACACGCCGGCCACAAATCCCGATAACGCTTGTTTTTGTCCACCTGGCACGATGGAACGTGATGGTAATTGCGGTACTCGAGGGCTATTCAACATAAGCTCGTGCAAATTCGGCGCCCCCATGGCAATTTCCTGGCCCCATTTCCTTCACGGAGATCCGAAACTCCTTGAAGATGTAGAAGGATTATCTCCCGATCCAAACCGCCACGGCTTTTTCATAGACTTTCAGccg aaattgaCTATCGCCATGATGGCCAAAGCCCGGATGCAGATTAATCTCATGCTATCAAAGGTAGACGACATCAAACAGGTGGTTGGACTTCGTGAAATGGCATTCCCGCTCTTTTGGTTCGAAACT gGAATCGATAAATTACCGGAAGAAGTGAATCAGAAACTAAAGTTGGTGGCCGAGATGCCGGAGGCGGCCCGAGCGGGAATCTCTTACTCAATGTTCGGTTTGGGCGGTATCCTGCTCTTCTGTGTGGCTTTAATGATCTGGAAGCGGATGAAGAGCAAATCTTATGGATCGGGAGGTATGAGCAATGCCGACGTCGAGTTTGAGAAACGAACGGATGGCGTCACTGTTCACAAGACCAACGGTAAAAGTCGGTCAGCCGAAGAGTCTTCTGATCTCCCCCGATAA
- the LOC130690820 gene encoding scavenger receptor class B member 1-like isoform X2 — MRRAICSGILAVSAILLIVMGILVTMFFSQIIDNIIYKELVLKVGGETYEMWRKPPVEPQMKVYFFNVTNPRDFLQGEKPVFREIGPYVYSEKWEKVNFTWHPNGTVSYQPTKKFFFNREQSYGDESDLVQSLNIPLISAADQMKYAVKLTRLALGSMLGVLNQETFTVRSVRDLMWGYNDSLFKLAKDVMPPENVVPHDLFGLFVGKNGSAADGVFTISTGAKSMANYAAIDNWNGITKLPFWQADNCNRIVGTDGTAYPPDLTPNTTIHMFNPELCRSLPLVYYKDVVHNGVAGYRFGPPTNTLDTPATNPDNACFCPPGTMERDGNCGTRGLFNISSCKFGAPMAISWPHFLHGDPKLLEDVEGLSPDPNRHGFFIDFQPKLTIAMMAKARMQINLMLSKVDDIKQVVGLREMAFPLFWFETGIDKLPEEVNQKLKLVAEMPEAARAGISYSMFGLGGILLFCVALMIWKRMKSKSYGSGGMSNADVEFEKRTDGVTVHKTNGKSRSAEESSDLPR; from the exons ATGCGGCGAGCCATCTGCAGTG GAATCCTTGCTGTAAGCGCCATCCTGCTTATCGTGATGGGAATTTTGGTGACCATGTTCTTTTCCCAGATCATCGACAATATTATTTACAAG gAGCTGGTCTTGAAAGTCGGGGGCGAGACATACGAAATGTGGCGCAAGCCGCCCGTCGAGCCACAGATGAAGGTTTACTTCTTCAACGTTACCAATCCGAGGGATTTCCTTCAAGGCGAAAAGCCTGTCTTCCGCGAAATTGGACCCTATGTCTACAG TGAAAAATGGGAGAAGGTTAATTTCACGTGGCATCCAAACGGAACCGTTTCTTACCAGCCGAccaaaaagttcttttttaacCGGGAGCAGTCCTACGGCGACGAGTCTGATTTAGTGCAGTCACTCAACATTCCACTCATC TCTGCAGCGGATCAGATGAAGTACGCCGTTAAGTTGACTCGCCTAGCTCTCGGCTCCATGCTAGGCGTCCTCAATCAGGAGACCTTCACCGTCCGCTCCGTTCGGGATCTCATGTGGGGATACAACGACAGCCTCTTCAAGTTGGCCAAGGATGTGATGCCGCCCGAGAACGTCGTGCCCCACGATCTATTTGGCCTCTTTGTTGGT AAAAATGGTTCAGCGGCTGACGGAGTTTTCACGATTTCTACTGGCGCCAAGTCGATGGCCAACTACGCCGCTATTGATAATTGGAACGGAATAACCAAGTTGCCGTTTTGGCAAGCGGACAATTGTAACCGTATCGTCGGTACTGATGGAACGGCGTATCCGCCAGACTTGACACCCAACACCACCATCCACATGTTCAATCCCGAATTGTGCCGCAGCCTACCACTCGTCTATTACAAGGACGTCGTTCACAACGGAGTCGCTG GTTACCGTTTCGGACCTCCAACCAACACATTGGACACGCCGGCCACAAATCCCGATAACGCTTGTTTTTGTCCACCTGGCACGATGGAACGTGATGGTAATTGCGGTACTCGAGGGCTATTCAACATAAGCTCGTGCAAATTCGGCGCCCCCATGGCAATTTCCTGGCCCCATTTCCTTCACGGAGATCCGAAACTCCTTGAAGATGTAGAAGGATTATCTCCCGATCCAAACCGCCACGGCTTTTTCATAGACTTTCAGccg aaattgaCTATCGCCATGATGGCCAAAGCCCGGATGCAGATTAATCTCATGCTATCAAAGGTAGACGACATCAAACAGGTGGTTGGACTTCGTGAAATGGCATTCCCGCTCTTTTGGTTCGAAACT gGAATCGATAAATTACCGGAAGAAGTGAATCAGAAACTAAAGTTGGTGGCCGAGATGCCGGAGGCGGCCCGAGCGGGAATCTCTTACTCAATGTTCGGTTTGGGCGGTATCCTGCTCTTCTGTGTGGCTTTAATGATCTGGAAGCGGATGAAGAGCAAATCTTATGGATCGGGAGGTATGAGCAATGCCGACGTCGAGTTTGAGAAACGAACGGATGGCGTCACTGTTCACAAGACCAACGGTAAAAGTCGGTCAGCCGAAGAGTCTTCTGATCTCCCCCGATAA